Within Pseudomonas cichorii, the genomic segment CAACCGGATCATCAGCGGGCTGTCTCTGGGTGTGCTGGTGGTGGAGGCCAGTGTGGGCAGTGGTTCGTTGATTACGGCGCGACTGGCGGCCGAGTATGGTCGAGAGGTCTATGCCATTCCCGGCTCCATCCATCATCCCGGTGCCCGTGGTTGTCATCAGCTGATCCGCGATGGCGCGGTGCTGGTGGAAACCGTTGACCATATTCTCGAAGCGCTGCAGCACTGGCATCGCCTGGCACCCGAGGCTTCCAAACCAGAGCAACCGGCCTCTTCTTCAAAACACCCCTTGCTGAAGATCCTGCATGCTGCGCCGCATACCAGCGAGGCACTTGCAGCGGCCAGTGAATGGCCGTTGCCTCGGGTGCTTGCAGCCCTGACCGAACTGGAACTGAACGGAATGATCAGCAATGAAGCCGGACGATGGTTCGCACGGGCACCCTGAGGTTAAACTGCCCGGCAAGATTTAGCGGAGATACATCAATGGTCAGCAGTTGGCGTGTGCAGCAAGCCGCTCGAGATATTCGTGCCGGAGCGGTGATTGCCTATCCAACCGAGGCAGTCTGGGGACTTGGTTGCGATCCGTGGGATGAAGAAGCGGTTTATCGTCTGCTGGCGATCAAATCGCGGCCTGTGGATAAAGGGCTGATTCTCATCGCCGACAACATCCGTCAGTTCGACTTTCTGTTCGAGGACTTCCCCGAGCAGTGGATCGACCGCATGGCCAGCACCTGGCCGGGTCCCAACACCTGGCTGGTGCCGCATCAGAACCTGCTGCCCGAGTGGATCACCGGTGTGCATGAAACCGTGGCCCTGCGCGTGACCGATCACCCGACCGTGCGTGAGCTGTGTGCTCTGGTCGGCCCCCTGATTTCCACCTCTGCCAACCCTGCCGGTCGCCCCGCTGCCCGCACGCGTCTTCGCGTGGAGCAATATTTCCGTGGGCAGATCGATCTGGTGCTCGGCGGCAGCCTGGGCGGTCGCCGAAACCCCAGTGTCATTCGAGATATCGAGACCGGCCAGGTGGTGCGACCCGGTTAAGGAATCAGAATCGTCGATCCCGTGGTGCGCCGTGCCGACAGTTCGATCTGCGCCTGGGCGGCGTCCTTCAGGGCGTATTGCTGGATATCGTTGAGCTTGATCTTGCCGCTGGCGAGCATGTTGAACAGGTCATCGGCCATCGCTTGCAGGTTCTGCGCGTTGTTGGCGTAGCTGCCCAGGGTCGGGCGGGTCACGTAAAGCGAACCCTTCTGCGCCAGAATCCCCAGATTCACGCCTGAAACCGGACCGGAGGCATTGCCGAAGCTGACCAGCAGACCGCGAGGTGCCACGCAGTCGAGGGAGGTCAGCCACGTGTCCTGGCCGACGCCGTCGTAGACCACCGGGCACTTCTTGCCTTCGGTCAGTTCCAGTACCCGGCTGGCCACGTTTTCATGGCTATAGTCGATGGTTTCCCACGCACCCAGGGCTTTGGCGTGCTCGGCCTTTTCCGGTGAGCTGACGGTGCCGATCAGGTTTGCTCCCAGAGCTTTCGCCCATTGGCAGGCCAGCGAACCTACGCCACCGGCAGCAGCGTGGAACAGAAAGGTTTCGCCGGGTTTGACCAGATAAGTCTGGCGCAGCAGGTATTGCACTGTCAGGCCTTTGAGCATGACGGCTGCCGCCTGCTCGAAGCTGATGGAATCGGGCAGCTTCACCAGATTGGCCTCGGGCAGTACATGCAACTCGCTGTAGCCGCCCAGCGGGCCTGTGCCATAAGCCACACGGTCGCCCACCTGAAAGCGCGTCACTTCGTTGCCGATGGCCTCGACAATGCCCGCGCCTTCCGTGCCAAGCCCCGAAGGAAGCGAGGGTGCCGGATAAAGGCCGCTGCGGTAATAGGTATCGATAAAATTCAGGCCAATGGCCTTGTTGCGAACCACGACCTCTTGCGGGCCGGGTTGGGCCGGCTCGAAGTCGACATATTCAAGAACTTCGGGTCCTCCGACAGTGCTGAACTGGATACGCTTTGCCATTTGCTATCTCCATGCTGAAACGAATCGTCAGATAGGCTATCGGACTCCTTCAAGTGATTCTCGTCAACTGCGAAGGCAGGTCGGCCAGTGGTATGCTACGCGCCAATTTGCCTGTACCCCTTGGCATTCGGGGGGCTCAGCCGTTTGAAGTCAGCATCAGGGATCAACTATGACTACCCGTACCGAGGCCGTAAAAGCCTACCTGCTGGATCTGCAAGACCGAATCTGCACGGCCCTGGAGCTCGAAGACGGCAGCGCACACTTTGTCGAAGATGCCTGGACACGTCCTGCAGGTGGCGGTGGTCGAACGCGGGTCATCGAAAACGGCTCTGTCATTGAAAAGGGCGGCGTCAACTTTTCCCACGTCTTTGGCAGCAACCTGCCGCCGTCGGCCAGTGCTCACCGGCCCGAACTGGCCGGGCGCGGCTTCGAGGCCCTGGGTGTTTCACTGGTGATTCATCCGCACAACCCCCATGTGCCGACTTCCCACGCCAACGTGCGGTTCTTCATCGCAGAAAAAGAAGGCGAAGAGCCGGTCTGGTGGTTCGGTGGCGGTTTCGACCTGACGCCTTACTATGGCGTCGAAGAGGATTGCGTTCACTGGCACCGGGTTGCCGAGCGCGCCTGCGCGCCGTTTGGCGATGACGTCTATCCCCGTTACAAAGCCTGGTGTGACAGCTATTTCCACATCAAGCATCGCAACGAGCCACGCGGGGTTGGAGGCCTGTTTTTCGACGATGTGAATCACTGGGATTTCGACACCAGCTTCGCTTTCATGCGCGCCATCGGTGATGCCTACATCAACGCCTACCTGCCGATTGTGCGTCGTCGCAAGGCCACGGCTTATACCGTGCAACAGCGCGAGTTTCAGGAATTCAGACGTGGCCGTTATGTCGAGTTCAACCTCGTCTATGACCGCGGCACGCTGTTTGGCCTGCAATCGGGTGGCCGTACCGAATCGATCCTGATGTCCCTGCCCCCGCAAGTGCGTTGGGGTTATGACTGGAAGGCTGCGCCGGGCAGCGAAGAAGCTCGCCTGACCGAGTACTTCCTGCAGGATCGGGACTGGCTGGCTGAATGACATAGCCCTGATTTTTGTGGGAGCGGATTTATCCGCGAATGAATGCGTTCCTACACAGACCTGCACCGGGCGATAAACACATCAACAGGAACACAAATGGACCAGTACGTCGTATTCGGTAATCCCATCGGCCACAGCAAGTCGCCATTGATCCACAGCCTGTTCGCCAGGCAGACAGAGCAGCAACTGGATTACCAAACCGCGCTGGCGCCACTGGATGACTTCACGGCCTTCGCCCGGAATTTTTTCCAGACTGGTCGCGGAGCCAATGTGACGGTGCCGTTCAAGGAAGAAGCTTATCGCCTGGCTGACAGCCTGACCCAACGTGCCCGGCGCGCAGGTGCCGTGAATACCTTGAGCAAGCAGGCCGATGGCACGTTATTGGGGGATAACACCGATGGCGCCGGGCTGGTGCGTGATCTGACGGTCAATTACGGTGTCAGCCTGCAAGGCCAGCGTATCCTGCTGCTCGGTGCCGGTGGCGCTGTTCGGGGGGCTCTGGAACCGTTGCTCGCGCAGAAACCTGCTGCACTGGTGATTGCCAATCGGACAGTGGAAAAAGCCGAAAACCTGGCTCAGCTCTTTACCGACCTCGGTCCGGTATTCGCCAGCGGTTACGACTGGCTGGAAGAATCGGTCGACCTGATTATCAACGCCACCTCCGCCAGCCTCTCGGGCGAGTTGCCGCCGATTGCCCCCAGCCTGATCCAGTCGGGTCATACCTTCTGCTACGACATGATGTACGGCAAGGAGCCGACCGCCTTCTGTCGCTGGGCGAGCGAACACGGCGCAGCCCAGGCTGTGGATGGCCTGGGTATGCTTGTGGAACAGGCTGCCGAAGCCTTCCTGCTATGGCGCGGCGTGCGGCCGGATTCCACGCAGGTCCTGGCCGAAATGCGGCGGCAGTTGGCGAGCGCCTAATCCTCGAACAGGATCGGGCACTTGTCCGCGCCTTCCAGCTTCTGCAATTCTTCGACGACCTGCTGCCGGGCGCGGCGTAAAGTCAGCGTTCGGTCCTGTTTGAGCAGGCGTCGTGCCTCCTGGTGCAGCATTTCCACGCCCGAATAGTCGATGAAGTTGATGTGCTGGGCGTCGATCACCACGTGCTTGCCTTCCGTGCGTTGCAGGCGGGTTTGCAGGTAGTGACTGGCGCCGAAGAAAATCGACCCGCCGACGCGCATGATGTCTTCGTCACCTTCGCGCCACTGCTGCACCTTGGGCTGCGACGTGCGCTTGAGGTAGAAGAACAGTGAAGCCAGCACGCCCGCGTAGATTGCGGTCTGCAACTCCAGCAGCAGGGTTGCGACACAAGTCAGCGCCATCACGAAGAACTCTGAACGGCTGACCCTGAACAACGCCGCGATACCGCGATGATCCACCAGCCCCCAGCAGATCAGCAGAATCGAGGCCGCCATGCCCGGAATCGGAATGTGGGCAATCAATGACGCGCCCACAATGGCGAACAGCATGACCCACAGCGCCGAAAATACACCCGCCAAAGGCGAGCGTGCACCGGCTTCATAACTCAAGGCGGCGCGGGTAAAGGAACCTGCAGACATGTAGCCGGAAAACAGTGAGCCAACCATGTTCGACAGGCCCTGGGCGCGGACTTCCTGGTTGGCATTGATCAACTGTTGAGAGCGCGCCGACAGCGAACGGGCAATTGACAGGCTGTTTACCAGCCCGAGCATGCCTATGGCTACTGCGGTGGGCAGCAGTTTGAGGATCAACTCCAGGTCCAGCGGCAGCGGGCTGAAAGGCGGTAACTGTCCCACGAAAGCCTTGACCACCTTCACATGGCCAAACATCGCAGGCCACAGCCAGGCCAGCAGGCTGCTCGACACCAGCGCGATCAATAGCGTCGGCCAGCGCGGCACGAGATATTTCAGGGTAATGCCCAGCGCCAGAGTCAGCAGACCGAGAATCAGCGAGGGCTTGTCTATTTCCTGGCTGTGTTCGAGGACCGCCGTCAGGCTGTTGAGGGCGGTGTTCTGGCTGGGCAGGTCGATCCCGGTCAGATTCGGTATCTGCCCCAAGGCAATCACGATGGCCGCACCCAGCGTGAAACCCAGCACCACGGAATGCGAGACGAAATTCACCAGCGCGCCGAAGCGCATCATGCCCAGCAGCAACTGAAATGCTCCGGCAATGAACGTCAGTAACAGGATGAGGGTGATGTAATCCTGACTGGCCGGAACCGCCAAAGGGCTGATGCTGGCATACAGCACGATGGAAATGGCGGCTGTCGGCCCGCAGATCAAATGCCACGAAGAACCCCACAGACAGGCGATCAGTACCGGCACGATGGCGGCGTACAAGCCATATTCCGGGGGAAGACCGGCGATCAGCGCGTAAGCGATGGATTGTGGCAGTGCCAGAACGGCACCACTCAACCCGACCAATGCATCACGGCCAACGCTGGCGCGGGTCTGTCCGGGCAGCCAGGCGAGAAAAGGCAGGAATTTATGACGGTTGAACCAACCCATGAAACCCTCGTCGATTGGTTGCGGCAGCCAAGGTTACACGGCAAGACGGCGCTTATGCACTCGCAGCGCAGCCAGTATCATCTGAAGAAGTCGAGGGATACGGGAGATCAGGCATGCGCGAGTGTGTCCGCATGCCTGATCCTGAAGAGATGTCAGGGGGAATCAGTACCAGTTCGGGTCTTTGCTCAATTGCTCTTTCAGCAATTGCTGCATGCCTTCATCCGGTTTGCCCAGGAAACGGTAGGTCGCATGCCGGGTAGGCGATTTGTCGGCCGGGAGTCCGGCAGGCACTTCGACCAGCATGGCGTAGGCATCTTCCTTATCGAGGCTGAACGACACGATGAGGCGTTTGCTGCGACAGGTTTCTGCGGTTTCGCACAGAGGGCCGACGAGGTAAGGGTCCCCGTCTTCGGTAACGGCTGTCATCTGTTCGGAAGTACCGGACAGGTTGATGACCCATTCGGGCAACCGTTCCTCTTTCTGTACAACCTTGGTCCACGTCTGGCGGTACTCGGGCGCAGAACTCAACAGCTCATTGACACGAGCCTGACCGTCATTGGCGGCTACTGCCATGGTACTGCCGCCCATCAACAGGGCGGCGGCCAGTGATTGCAAGGATTTGCCCATTACTCAGCCTCGTCCACGGCGTCCGAAGAAGAAAGATACGACGAACATGACCAGGAACACGATGAACAGAATCTTGGCGATACCTGTTGCAGTGCCTGCGATACCACCGAAGCCCAGGACGGCAGCGACAATGGCGATGATCAAGAACGTGATAGCCCAACTCAGCATGGTGATACTCCTTTTTACAGCTATTTGAATTTGGAACGTTTCGTTCGGTTTTTCCGGATCAGAAGATCCATTTTTGCGGCGTTACTACTTCTTCGTTTGCAGACACCAGACCCTCTACCGGCTGGGTTCCGAGTCCATTGATCTGTGCAGTGCGCGTCAGGCTCTGATGCGACATGCTGATCTTGATGATTTTCTGTTGGGTCTGGGCCGCTTCACGCGACTGATCCCAGCTCTGGAATTGCTGGACCGCAATCAGGGTAACGAGCAAGGCCAGCAGCAGAAAAAGGCCTTGTTGGATGTGCAAGGATGAAATACGCAAATGAGCAATATGCTGGCTGTTCATCCTTAAACTCCCTTTACCTGAACGGTGTGGTGAATGTGGTTGGCCATAAGGTCAGGCCTTGGATGAAAGGGATATTGCAGGCTGCATGCCATTTTTTTATTTTTTAATAATCTAAATAAAATCAAAGGCTTGAGATATTCTCGAAAAAGTTCCGGCCAGCAAGCTGCACGATCGACCCCCTGCGGTCGTGCGTTCTGCACGAATGCCTGAAAGCCTGTTCAAACCTATAAATCCGTGGCATCGGGAGGTCATGGTTGCGAACCATGACAGGCGGAATAAATATCGTCAGGAAAATCAGGTGGTTAGCCAAGGCTCGAACAGATAGCTAACATGCATGTCACAGAATCAATCAGAATCAACCATGCAACTTGCCCGATGATTCCGACACTAACCAAGATCATTTACTTAGGAGCGTAGGAAAAATGGAGACAGCCACTGAGAATCAGGGCCGTATTCTGCTAGTGGACGACGAGTCCGCCATCCTTCGCACGTTCCGGTATTGTCTGGAAGATGAGGGTTACAGTGTCGCCACTGCCAACAGCGCAGCCCAGGCCGACACCTTGATGCAGCGCCAGGTGTTCGACCTGTGCTTTCTGGACTTGCGTCTGGGCGAGGACAACGGGCTGGATGTCCTGGCGCAGATGCGTATTCAGGCGCCATGGATGCGCGTAGTGATCGTCACGGCCCATTCGGCGGTCGATACCGCGGTCGATGCCATTCAGGCCGGTGCCGCCGATTATCTGGTCAAGCCTTGCAGCCCGGACCAACTGCGTCTTGCCACTGCCAAACAGCTGGAAGTCCGGCAGTTGTCTGCCCGTCTGGAAGCGTTGGAGGGTGAGATACGCAAACCCAAGGACGGCCTGGACTCACACAGCCCGTCGATGATGGCCATTCTGGAAACGGCTCGGCAGGTTGCCGTGACCGACGCCAACATCCTGATCCTGGGCGAATCCGGTACCGGTAAAGGTGAACTGGCTCGCGCCATTCATGGCTGGAGCAAGCGGGCCAAGAAGTCCTGCGTCACCATCAACTGCCCTTCCCTGACTGCCGAACTGATGGAAAGCGAACTGTTCGGTCACAGTCGTGGAGCCTTTACCGGCGCCAGCGAAAGTACCTTGGGTCGTGTCAATCAGGCGGATGGCGGCACGCTGTTTCTTGATGAAATCGGCGATTTTCCACTCACGTTACAACCCAAGTTGCTTCGCTTTATTCAGGACAAGGAATACGAGCGCGTCGGCGACCCGGTCACGCGGCG encodes:
- a CDS encoding L-threonylcarbamoyladenylate synthase; the encoded protein is MVSSWRVQQAARDIRAGAVIAYPTEAVWGLGCDPWDEEAVYRLLAIKSRPVDKGLILIADNIRQFDFLFEDFPEQWIDRMASTWPGPNTWLVPHQNLLPEWITGVHETVALRVTDHPTVRELCALVGPLISTSANPAGRPAARTRLRVEQYFRGQIDLVLGGSLGGRRNPSVIRDIETGQVVRPG
- a CDS encoding NADPH:quinone reductase — protein: MAKRIQFSTVGGPEVLEYVDFEPAQPGPQEVVVRNKAIGLNFIDTYYRSGLYPAPSLPSGLGTEGAGIVEAIGNEVTRFQVGDRVAYGTGPLGGYSELHVLPEANLVKLPDSISFEQAAAVMLKGLTVQYLLRQTYLVKPGETFLFHAAAGGVGSLACQWAKALGANLIGTVSSPEKAEHAKALGAWETIDYSHENVASRVLELTEGKKCPVVYDGVGQDTWLTSLDCVAPRGLLVSFGNASGPVSGVNLGILAQKGSLYVTRPTLGSYANNAQNLQAMADDLFNMLASGKIKLNDIQQYALKDAAQAQIELSARRTTGSTILIP
- the hemF gene encoding oxygen-dependent coproporphyrinogen oxidase, coding for MTTRTEAVKAYLLDLQDRICTALELEDGSAHFVEDAWTRPAGGGGRTRVIENGSVIEKGGVNFSHVFGSNLPPSASAHRPELAGRGFEALGVSLVIHPHNPHVPTSHANVRFFIAEKEGEEPVWWFGGGFDLTPYYGVEEDCVHWHRVAERACAPFGDDVYPRYKAWCDSYFHIKHRNEPRGVGGLFFDDVNHWDFDTSFAFMRAIGDAYINAYLPIVRRRKATAYTVQQREFQEFRRGRYVEFNLVYDRGTLFGLQSGGRTESILMSLPPQVRWGYDWKAAPGSEEARLTEYFLQDRDWLAE
- the aroE gene encoding shikimate dehydrogenase is translated as MDQYVVFGNPIGHSKSPLIHSLFARQTEQQLDYQTALAPLDDFTAFARNFFQTGRGANVTVPFKEEAYRLADSLTQRARRAGAVNTLSKQADGTLLGDNTDGAGLVRDLTVNYGVSLQGQRILLLGAGGAVRGALEPLLAQKPAALVIANRTVEKAENLAQLFTDLGPVFASGYDWLEESVDLIINATSASLSGELPPIAPSLIQSGHTFCYDMMYGKEPTAFCRWASEHGAAQAVDGLGMLVEQAAEAFLLWRGVRPDSTQVLAEMRRQLASA
- a CDS encoding SulP family inorganic anion transporter, yielding MGWFNRHKFLPFLAWLPGQTRASVGRDALVGLSGAVLALPQSIAYALIAGLPPEYGLYAAIVPVLIACLWGSSWHLICGPTAAISIVLYASISPLAVPASQDYITLILLLTFIAGAFQLLLGMMRFGALVNFVSHSVVLGFTLGAAIVIALGQIPNLTGIDLPSQNTALNSLTAVLEHSQEIDKPSLILGLLTLALGITLKYLVPRWPTLLIALVSSSLLAWLWPAMFGHVKVVKAFVGQLPPFSPLPLDLELILKLLPTAVAIGMLGLVNSLSIARSLSARSQQLINANQEVRAQGLSNMVGSLFSGYMSAGSFTRAALSYEAGARSPLAGVFSALWVMLFAIVGASLIAHIPIPGMAASILLICWGLVDHRGIAALFRVSRSEFFVMALTCVATLLLELQTAIYAGVLASLFFYLKRTSQPKVQQWREGDEDIMRVGGSIFFGASHYLQTRLQRTEGKHVVIDAQHINFIDYSGVEMLHQEARRLLKQDRTLTLRRARQQVVEELQKLEGADKCPILFED
- a CDS encoding inhibitor of vertebrate lysozyme family protein, with amino-acid sequence MGKSLQSLAAALLMGGSTMAVAANDGQARVNELLSSAPEYRQTWTKVVQKEERLPEWVINLSGTSEQMTAVTEDGDPYLVGPLCETAETCRSKRLIVSFSLDKEDAYAMLVEVPAGLPADKSPTRHATYRFLGKPDEGMQQLLKEQLSKDPNWY
- a CDS encoding DUF1328 domain-containing protein, encoding MLSWAITFLIIAIVAAVLGFGGIAGTATGIAKILFIVFLVMFVVSFFFGRRGRG
- the algB gene encoding sigma-54-dependent response regulator transcription factor AlgB encodes the protein METATENQGRILLVDDESAILRTFRYCLEDEGYSVATANSAAQADTLMQRQVFDLCFLDLRLGEDNGLDVLAQMRIQAPWMRVVIVTAHSAVDTAVDAIQAGAADYLVKPCSPDQLRLATAKQLEVRQLSARLEALEGEIRKPKDGLDSHSPSMMAILETARQVAVTDANILILGESGTGKGELARAIHGWSKRAKKSCVTINCPSLTAELMESELFGHSRGAFTGASESTLGRVNQADGGTLFLDEIGDFPLTLQPKLLRFIQDKEYERVGDPVTRRADVRILAATNLNLEDMVRSGRFREDLLYRLNVITLHLPALRERSEDILTLADRFLARFVKDYARPARGFSDEARAALLNYRWPGNIRELRNVIERASIICPQERVEVSHLGMAEVPTNNAPRVGAALSLDELEKAHIGAVLATSDTLDQAAKTLGIDSSTLYRKRKQYNL